Proteins found in one Zea mays cultivar B73 chromosome 1, Zm-B73-REFERENCE-NAM-5.0, whole genome shotgun sequence genomic segment:
- the LOC100194402 gene encoding uncharacterized protein LOC100194402: MRKAGVTSASSGGGEGWPCGGGLNLGVKLNVLLLLLVVATNLVSLYHLSLRAATVPPVLLQQQRDGDKDLVLIRQLEAIRAGVSQLNHLRSSSPPPPLPPAELVLYSRLAPVASACSAHPELLHRYMSYTPYALCPDDALSIAEPLLLRGCHPLPRRRCFSPTASASASKLLPTDPFSPLPDAAVRWPKEAKCKSFSCLPPSLGFDVARTEAARFLRARGPLDLTAPQLLRLASLSRAGPIRLGLDIGGGTGTLAARLKKLVNATVLTTTMNLGAPYSEAAAARGVVPLHVPLQQRFPVGDGTMDVVRAGHAVNRWIPEVALEFLWYDADRVLRPGGLLWVDHFWCRRSDLEGVYAAMLRRLGYKTIKWVAADKSVAIGGNSSKDEVYLTALLQKSFS, translated from the coding sequence atgaggaaggcgggggtgaccTCCGCCTCCAGCGGTGGAGGAGAAGGATGGCCGTGCGGTGGTGGCCTCAACCTCGGTGTGAAGCTGAACGTGCTGCTACTGCTGTTGGTGGTGGCCACCAATCTGGTGTCCCTGTACCACCTCTCCCTCCGCGCCGCCACCGTGCCGCCGGTCCTTCTCCAGCAGCAACGTGACGGCGACAAGGATCTGGTCCTGATCCGGCAGCTGGAAGCCATCCGCGCGGGCGTGTCGCAGCTGAACCACCTCCGCTcgtcgtcccctcccccgccgcttCCGCCGGCGGAGCTTGTCCTCTACTCCCGCCTCGCCCCCGTCGCATCCGCCTGCTCCGCGCACCCGGAGCTCCTCCACCGCTACATGTCCTACACTCCCTACGCGCTCTGCCCCGACGACGCCCTCTCCATCGCCGAGCCCCTCCTCCTCCGCGGATGCCATCCGCTCCCGCGTCGCAGGTGCTTCTCCCCCACCGCATCCGCATCAGCATCCAAACTCCTCCCCACCGACCCCTTCTCCCCGCTTCCCGACGCCGCCGTCCGATGGCCCAAGGAGGCGAAGTGCAAATCGTTCTCCTGCCTGCCGCCGTCGCTGGGCTTCGACGTGGCGCGCACGGAGGCCGCACGGTTCCTCCGCGCGCGCGGGCCCTTAGACCTGACGGCCCCGCAGCTACTGCGGCTGGCCTCGCTGAGCCGGGCAGGGCCCATCCGGCTTGGGCTCGACATCGGCGGCGGCACGGGCACGCTGGCGGCGCGGCTCAAGAAGCTCGTCAACGCCACGGTGCTGACGACAACCATGAATCTGGGCGCTCCCTactcggaggcggcggcggcacgcGGGGTGGTGCCGCTGCACGTGCCGCTGCAGCAGCGGTTCCCGGTGGGGGATGGGACCATGGACGTGGTGCGGGCGGGGCACGCCGTGAACCGTTGGATCCCGGAGGTGGCGCTGGAGTTCCTGTGGTACGACGCCGACCGTGTGCTGCGCCCGGGCGGGCTTCTCTGGGTGGACCACTTCTGGTGCCGGAGGAGCGACCTGGAGGGCGTCTACGCCGCCATGCTGCGGAGGCTTGGCTACAAGACCATCAAGTGGGTCGCCGCCGACAAGAGTGTTGCCATCGGCGGCAACAGCAGCAAGGACGAGGTCTACCTCACCGCGCTGCTGCAGAAGTCCTTCAGTTAG